The following proteins are co-located in the Prionailurus viverrinus isolate Anna chromosome A1, UM_Priviv_1.0, whole genome shotgun sequence genome:
- the GARIN3 gene encoding Golgi-associated RAB2 interactor protein 3 isoform X2, which yields MKRTVSSEYLLPYYTAHSYRSMGVFNTSMGELQRQLYKGGEYDIFKYAPMFESDFIQISKKGEVIDVHNRVRMVTVGIASTSPILPLPDVMLLARPTKVCEEHARHARTTKGRGRKPMKTLELTRLLPLKFVKISIHDREKQQLRLKLATGRTFYLQLCPSSDAREDLFCYWEKLVYLLRPPVDSCSSTPTLRTGDEATLEDDKSLVTPELHGEGDQDEFRLHKPHEVSRATSSGYAGGEGIHHAHHRMPGSPAVLKTSGTTEGAASRSATGMAVAGTATSATTGLAVAGAGTRPSSGAQSISATKAIGPGRVNTVALAGAAAKCPGESGSNKAIAGVVNISSEGTNVALGAASTSSVGNSTVTTGTDNLSSASSMSVVFAGAVMTGTPTGKDPVAAPLVSTLQSEGYMCERDGSQKVSQPSAETQKGKKERREKKDRTSSRKSSHHHRTGESHHRTGGNKSTQKSSSHRSLSSHDKRDDKKEKGQSHVRKRGHHSHKSGSSVAKESRTAHKSGKIKSANSSGTVSKKSSKIGSFFKSLKVISGSKAAATTHNRELDFVAKTVEKRNIEAKIEKAQDGQEDICSTLTSETMETIIFEAKSI from the exons ATGAAGAGAACCGTGAGCAGCGAGTATTTGTTACCTTATTACACGGCCCACAGCTACCGTTCAATGGGCGTGTTCAATACCTCCATGGGGGAACTGCAACGACAACTGTACAAGGGAGGAGAGTATGACATTTTCAAATACGCACCTATGTTTGAAAGCGACTTTATTCAGATCAGCAAAAAAGGAGAGGTGATTGATGTACACAACCGTGTCCGAATGGTGACTGTGGGCATTGCATCCACCAGCCCCATCCTCCCTTTACCTGATGTCATGCTACTGGCTCGACCAACAAAAGTCTGTGAGGAGCATGCCAGACACGCCCGGACCACCAAGGGGAGAGGTCGCAAGCCCATGAAGACCCTAGAGCTCACCAGGCTACTTCCTTTAAAGTTTGTCAAGATCTCCATTCATGATCGTGAGAAACAGCAGCTGCGCCTAAAGCTGGCCACTGGCCGCACTTTCTATCTGCAGCTGTGTCCCTCTTCAGATGCACGAGAAGACCTATTTTGCTACTGGGAAAAACTTGTCTATCTCCTGAGACCACCAGTGGATAGCTGCAGCAGTACCCCGACACTGCGAACTGGGGATGAAGCCACCTTAGAGGATGACAAAAGCCTAGTG ACCCCAGAGCTCCATGGAGAAGGGGATCAGGATGAGTTTAGGCTTCACAAGCCTCATGAGGTGTCTAGAGCCACCTCTTCTGGTTACgctgggggagagggaatccATCATGCCCACCACAGAATGCCTGGTTCACCTGCGGTCCTGAAGACTTCAGGGACTACTGAAGGAGCAGCATCCAGGTCAGCCACAGGCATGGCAGTAGCAGGGACAGCAACGAGTGCTACAACAGGCTTAGCAGTGGCAGGGGCAGGAACGAGGCCTTCCTCCGGTGCTCAGAGCATATCGGCAACCAAGGCTATAGGTCCAGGCCGGGTAAACACAGTGGCCCTGGCTGGAGCCGCCGCCAAATGTCCGGGAGAAAGTGGATCCAACAAGGCCATTGCAGGTGTTGTCAATATATCCTCAGAGGGTACGAACGTGGCCTTGGGAGCTGCAAGCACATCCTCGGTAGGTAATTCCACAGTAACGACAGGAACTGACAATCTCTCCTCAGCAAGCAGCATGAGTGTGGTGTTTGCAGGTGCAGTGATGACTGGCACGCCTACTGGGAAAGACCCAGTAGCAGCACCCCTCGTCTCAACCTTGCAGAGTGAAGGCTACATGTGTGAACGGGATGGAAGCCAGAAGGTCTCCCAGCCCAGTGCTGAAacccagaagggaaaaaaagaaagaagagaaaagaaagatagaaCTTCCAGTAGGAAAAGTTCCCATCACCACAGGACAGGTGAAAGTCACCACAGGACGGGAGGGAACAAGTCGACCCAGAAATCATCCTCCCACCGGTCCTTATCCAGCCATGACAAAAGAGATGACAaaaaggagaaagggcagagCCATGTAAGAAAGAGAGGACACCACTCTCACAAGAGTGGCAGCTCTGTGGCAAAGGAGTCAAGGACAGCTCACAAATCGGGGAAGATAAAATCTGCAAACAGTTCAGGTACTGTAAGTAAGAAATCCAGTAAAATTGGCTCTTTCTTCAAGAGCTTGAAAGTCATTTCTGGTTCAAAAGCGGCGGCCACAACACACAATAGGGAGTTAGACTTCGTGGCTAAGACGGTAGAGAAGCGCAACATAGAGGCCAAGATAGAGAAAGCCCAGGATGGCCAGGAGGATATCTGTAGTACCCTGACATCTGAGACAATGGAGACAATAATCTTTGAAGCCAAATCCATTTAA
- the GARIN3 gene encoding Golgi-associated RAB2 interactor protein 3 isoform X1 has product MGLDLWLVELSQMKRTVSSEYLLPYYTAHSYRSMGVFNTSMGELQRQLYKGGEYDIFKYAPMFESDFIQISKKGEVIDVHNRVRMVTVGIASTSPILPLPDVMLLARPTKVCEEHARHARTTKGRGRKPMKTLELTRLLPLKFVKISIHDREKQQLRLKLATGRTFYLQLCPSSDAREDLFCYWEKLVYLLRPPVDSCSSTPTLRTGDEATLEDDKSLVTPELHGEGDQDEFRLHKPHEVSRATSSGYAGGEGIHHAHHRMPGSPAVLKTSGTTEGAASRSATGMAVAGTATSATTGLAVAGAGTRPSSGAQSISATKAIGPGRVNTVALAGAAAKCPGESGSNKAIAGVVNISSEGTNVALGAASTSSVGNSTVTTGTDNLSSASSMSVVFAGAVMTGTPTGKDPVAAPLVSTLQSEGYMCERDGSQKVSQPSAETQKGKKERREKKDRTSSRKSSHHHRTGESHHRTGGNKSTQKSSSHRSLSSHDKRDDKKEKGQSHVRKRGHHSHKSGSSVAKESRTAHKSGKIKSANSSGTVSKKSSKIGSFFKSLKVISGSKAAATTHNRELDFVAKTVEKRNIEAKIEKAQDGQEDICSTLTSETMETIIFEAKSI; this is encoded by the exons ATGG gactCGATTTGTGGCTGGTGGAGCTGTCTCAAATGAAGAGAACCGTGAGCAGCGAGTATTTGTTACCTTATTACACGGCCCACAGCTACCGTTCAATGGGCGTGTTCAATACCTCCATGGGGGAACTGCAACGACAACTGTACAAGGGAGGAGAGTATGACATTTTCAAATACGCACCTATGTTTGAAAGCGACTTTATTCAGATCAGCAAAAAAGGAGAGGTGATTGATGTACACAACCGTGTCCGAATGGTGACTGTGGGCATTGCATCCACCAGCCCCATCCTCCCTTTACCTGATGTCATGCTACTGGCTCGACCAACAAAAGTCTGTGAGGAGCATGCCAGACACGCCCGGACCACCAAGGGGAGAGGTCGCAAGCCCATGAAGACCCTAGAGCTCACCAGGCTACTTCCTTTAAAGTTTGTCAAGATCTCCATTCATGATCGTGAGAAACAGCAGCTGCGCCTAAAGCTGGCCACTGGCCGCACTTTCTATCTGCAGCTGTGTCCCTCTTCAGATGCACGAGAAGACCTATTTTGCTACTGGGAAAAACTTGTCTATCTCCTGAGACCACCAGTGGATAGCTGCAGCAGTACCCCGACACTGCGAACTGGGGATGAAGCCACCTTAGAGGATGACAAAAGCCTAGTG ACCCCAGAGCTCCATGGAGAAGGGGATCAGGATGAGTTTAGGCTTCACAAGCCTCATGAGGTGTCTAGAGCCACCTCTTCTGGTTACgctgggggagagggaatccATCATGCCCACCACAGAATGCCTGGTTCACCTGCGGTCCTGAAGACTTCAGGGACTACTGAAGGAGCAGCATCCAGGTCAGCCACAGGCATGGCAGTAGCAGGGACAGCAACGAGTGCTACAACAGGCTTAGCAGTGGCAGGGGCAGGAACGAGGCCTTCCTCCGGTGCTCAGAGCATATCGGCAACCAAGGCTATAGGTCCAGGCCGGGTAAACACAGTGGCCCTGGCTGGAGCCGCCGCCAAATGTCCGGGAGAAAGTGGATCCAACAAGGCCATTGCAGGTGTTGTCAATATATCCTCAGAGGGTACGAACGTGGCCTTGGGAGCTGCAAGCACATCCTCGGTAGGTAATTCCACAGTAACGACAGGAACTGACAATCTCTCCTCAGCAAGCAGCATGAGTGTGGTGTTTGCAGGTGCAGTGATGACTGGCACGCCTACTGGGAAAGACCCAGTAGCAGCACCCCTCGTCTCAACCTTGCAGAGTGAAGGCTACATGTGTGAACGGGATGGAAGCCAGAAGGTCTCCCAGCCCAGTGCTGAAacccagaagggaaaaaaagaaagaagagaaaagaaagatagaaCTTCCAGTAGGAAAAGTTCCCATCACCACAGGACAGGTGAAAGTCACCACAGGACGGGAGGGAACAAGTCGACCCAGAAATCATCCTCCCACCGGTCCTTATCCAGCCATGACAAAAGAGATGACAaaaaggagaaagggcagagCCATGTAAGAAAGAGAGGACACCACTCTCACAAGAGTGGCAGCTCTGTGGCAAAGGAGTCAAGGACAGCTCACAAATCGGGGAAGATAAAATCTGCAAACAGTTCAGGTACTGTAAGTAAGAAATCCAGTAAAATTGGCTCTTTCTTCAAGAGCTTGAAAGTCATTTCTGGTTCAAAAGCGGCGGCCACAACACACAATAGGGAGTTAGACTTCGTGGCTAAGACGGTAGAGAAGCGCAACATAGAGGCCAAGATAGAGAAAGCCCAGGATGGCCAGGAGGATATCTGTAGTACCCTGACATCTGAGACAATGGAGACAATAATCTTTGAAGCCAAATCCATTTAA